The genomic DNA CAATAGCGGCGCCAGACCGACCTTGATTACGTGCGCGCCGAACATCCACAGTATCGGTTTCTTCTTGCGCTGCGCCGTCACCAAGGCCGCAGCCAGCCTCTTTAAATCGGCGCCCTTCAAAATCTCCGGTAACGACTCGACGAACTCCGCGACCCCCGCACTCGCCAGCTTCAGGTCGAATTGTGAACGATGCACCTTCGAATGGCGCCCCTTGATCGAGCGCACCTTGAGCCGGCCAAGATCGATCTGCTTCATGTTACCAGTTCAGATTGCCCAGCTTGAATTCCGTCAACTCGGCGTGAATCGACCCCACGATCACCTTGCTCTTCATCAGCACCGGCATCTTCAACCGGTCATCCGTCAGCCACACCTTGACCTCGCCCTCCTGCTTGAACACCCCCGCCGAGGTCAACATTGGCTCCACCACGATGCACTTGAATTCTCCTGCCGGTACCGACACCGTTTCCCGCTTGAGTACATTGACGTTCAACACCGACACCGAATCGTGCCCAACGTAATTGAGCCGAACCGTCTGCCCCACTTCCAGTGGCAGCGACCGCACATAGTA from Candidatus Zixiibacteriota bacterium includes the following:
- a CDS encoding DUF3108 domain-containing protein, yielding VRDTIIAQIDAEGIFAHYSKRMLHEGSYNSEREIIFQPELSRAITRKGTDDIDTVAIGAFFHDVISAFYYVRSLPLEVGQTVRLNYVGHDSVSVLNVNVLKRETVSVPAGEFKCIVVEPMLTSAGVFKQEGEVKVWLTDDRLKMPVLMKSKVIVGSIHAELTEFKLGNLNW